From the genome of Bradyrhizobium elkanii USDA 76, one region includes:
- the ugpB gene encoding sn-glycerol-3-phosphate ABC transporter substrate-binding protein UgpB produces MKLALKLLHLVVAALLLVSPARAATEIMWWHAMSGELGKQLEKLAADFNASQSDYRIVPAYKGNYTETVTAAIFAFRSRSQPAIVQVNEIATATMMAARGAIYPVFELMRDQSEAFAPSAYLPAVAGYYADVDGNMLSFPFNASTPILYYNKDMFRSAGLDPGVPPRTWPELGVVAKRLRAAGAMCGVTTSWPSWINVENFSAFHNLPIATKANGFSGLDAQLIFNNPLVVRHIAQLAQWQADKTFDYSGRGQAAEPRFQKGECGIFIGSSGTRADIRANSKFEVGYGMMPYEPDVQGAPQNSIIGGATLWVLRDRPRAEYAGVAKFFAYLSRPEVQAAWHQNTGYLPITRAAFDLTRAQGFYDRNPGASISIEEVTLKPPTDHSKGIRLGSFVLIRDVIEEELEQVFSGKRSAQAAMDNAVERGNRLLRQFERANPDR; encoded by the coding sequence TTGAAGCTCGCCTTGAAGCTTTTGCACCTCGTCGTCGCGGCTCTTCTGCTTGTGTCGCCGGCGCGGGCGGCCACCGAGATCATGTGGTGGCACGCGATGTCGGGCGAGCTCGGCAAACAGCTCGAGAAGCTTGCCGCCGATTTCAACGCCTCGCAATCCGACTACCGGATCGTGCCCGCCTACAAGGGCAACTACACCGAGACCGTCACCGCGGCGATCTTCGCCTTCCGCTCGCGCAGCCAGCCGGCGATCGTACAGGTCAACGAGATCGCGACCGCAACCATGATGGCGGCCCGCGGCGCGATCTATCCGGTGTTCGAGCTGATGCGCGATCAATCCGAGGCATTCGCGCCGTCGGCCTATCTGCCCGCGGTGGCCGGCTACTATGCCGATGTCGACGGCAACATGCTGTCGTTCCCCTTCAATGCCTCGACGCCGATCCTCTACTACAACAAGGATATGTTCCGGTCCGCCGGGCTCGATCCGGGTGTGCCGCCGAGGACCTGGCCGGAGCTCGGCGTGGTGGCCAAGCGGCTGCGCGCGGCGGGCGCGATGTGCGGCGTGACCACGTCGTGGCCGTCCTGGATCAATGTCGAGAACTTCTCCGCCTTCCACAATCTGCCGATCGCAACCAAGGCCAACGGGTTTTCCGGGCTCGACGCGCAGCTGATCTTCAACAATCCGCTGGTGGTGCGCCACATCGCGCAGCTCGCGCAGTGGCAGGCCGACAAGACCTTCGACTACAGCGGCCGCGGGCAGGCGGCCGAGCCGCGTTTCCAGAAGGGCGAATGCGGCATCTTCATCGGTTCGTCGGGCACGCGCGCCGACATCAGGGCCAATTCCAAATTCGAGGTCGGCTACGGCATGATGCCGTACGAACCCGACGTGCAGGGCGCGCCGCAGAACTCGATCATCGGCGGCGCGACGCTGTGGGTGCTGCGCGACCGGCCGCGCGCCGAGTATGCCGGCGTGGCGAAGTTCTTCGCCTATCTGTCGCGGCCGGAGGTGCAGGCCGCCTGGCACCAGAACACGGGCTATCTGCCGATCACCCGCGCCGCATTCGATCTGACCCGCGCGCAGGGTTTCTACGATCGCAATCCCGGCGCCTCGATCTCGATCGAGGAGGTGACGCTGAAGCCGCCGACCGACCATTCGAAGGGCATCCGCCTCGGCTCGTTCGTCCTGATCCGCGATGTGATCGAGGAGGAGCTCGAGCAGGTGTTTTCAGGCAAGCGTTCGGCGCAGGCCGCGATGGACAATGCCGTCGAGCGCGGCAACCGCCTGCTGCGCCAGTTCGAGCGCGCCAATCCGGATAGGTGA